A single window of Dryocola sp. LX212 DNA harbors:
- a CDS encoding transposase produces MGTPRFTPEFKEEAVRQITERGYSVAEVSDRLSVSAFGLYKWLLAIINEHRAVRGIMTMCRLLNVARADFIRGYKVVHRILPSLSLIVYRGSLPSCRLIRSGMH; encoded by the coding sequence ATGGGCACACCACGATTTACACCTGAATTTAAGGAAGAGGCCGTCCGTCAGATAACGGAACGCGGTTATTCTGTCGCTGAAGTTTCTGACCGGCTGAGCGTCTCTGCTTTCGGTCTCTACAAATGGCTTCTGGCCATCATCAATGAACATCGTGCTGTAAGGGGTATCATGACGATGTGTCGGCTACTGAACGTCGCCCGGGCTGATTTTATACGTGGTTATAAAGTTGTGCATCGTATACTTCCGTCGTTGTCCCTAATCGTGTACAGAGGCAGTTTACCGTCATGCAGGCTAATCAGGAGTGGGATGCACTGA
- a CDS encoding ParB/RepB/Spo0J family plasmid partition protein, protein MKRAPIIPKTSPAQLTTHQIAAPAAPMVDSLIARVGSMAKGNTISLPVCGREVKFVLETLAGNTVEKSTRVWAGNERDQEFLTEYALDDLIPSFLVNGQLNPAFGRKVGDCIEVADGSRRRMTAILTSSEYRVLVGDLNDEQMDSLCKLGNDYRPTSSYERGKRYSFRLNNEFKGNISALAKAENISRKIITRCINTSKLPREVIALFSHPGELSARAGENLSCLFNDNESLLHAKILELTEKRKSGFVMETEDIIQELIGGLKISKGVPSGSPVKREFVPGAIAQYKGNKVIFSLDRSKIPQHCIEQVEKILEQLQKTEAD, encoded by the coding sequence ATGAAACGAGCTCCAATTATTCCCAAAACATCTCCTGCGCAGCTCACTACTCATCAAATTGCTGCACCGGCGGCGCCTATGGTGGATTCCCTTATTGCAAGAGTTGGTTCTATGGCCAAAGGCAATACTATTAGCCTCCCCGTTTGTGGTCGAGAAGTTAAATTCGTGCTCGAAACACTAGCTGGAAATACAGTAGAAAAGTCCACTCGAGTATGGGCTGGTAATGAGCGTGATCAAGAATTTCTAACGGAATATGCCCTGGATGATCTAATACCTTCATTTCTTGTTAATGGGCAGCTGAATCCAGCGTTTGGTCGAAAAGTTGGAGATTGTATAGAAGTCGCGGATGGCAGTCGACGTCGTATGACCGCTATCCTGACATCAAGTGAATATCGTGTTCTTGTCGGTGATCTCAATGATGAACAAATGGATTCGCTATGTAAACTGGGTAACGATTATCGCCCTACAAGCTCTTATGAAAGAGGGAAGCGTTACTCTTTCCGTCTTAATAATGAGTTCAAAGGAAATATTTCTGCGTTAGCAAAAGCGGAGAATATTTCCAGGAAAATTATTACAAGGTGCATCAACACCTCAAAACTCCCTCGTGAAGTGATCGCCCTCTTCTCTCATCCTGGTGAGTTGTCTGCTCGTGCTGGTGAGAATTTAAGTTGCCTATTTAATGATAACGAATCGTTATTGCATGCCAAGATACTTGAATTAACAGAAAAGCGTAAAAGCGGATTTGTGATGGAGACTGAAGATATTATCCAGGAATTAATTGGTGGCCTGAAAATATCGAAAGGTGTTCCGTCAGGTTCTCCAGTAAAACGTGAGTTTGTTCCCGGTGCAATAGCTCAATACAAAGGTAATAAGGTGATATTTAGTTTGGACCGCTCTAAAATCCCACAACACTGTATTGAACAGGTGGAAAAAATCTTAGAACAATTACAAAAGACCGAAGCGGACTAA
- a CDS encoding RepB family plasmid replication initiator protein: protein MEQDNYLIKSSFCETDKETGTVVTLTPNSSNTVQPVALMRLGLFVPTLKSTARGRTGLMASMDVTSELSQLSLVKAEGYENIKITGARLDMDSDFKTWVGIIHAFARHKIIGDSVSLPFVEFVKLCGIPSARSSARLRKRLDSSLARIATNTLSFSNKAGDYYVTHLVQSAKYSPKTDLVTIQADPKIFELYQFDRKVLLQLRAINALSRKESAQALYTYIESLPSNPAPVSLARLRARLNLTSRVITQNATVRKAMEQLRDIGYLDYSEVKRGKIVYFIIHERRPKLRPGDLPHGLPLVGEEYIEIDERNEQSEGELVRLSPAEKQLLDRIRHGKLK from the coding sequence ATGGAGCAGGATAATTATCTGATTAAGAGTTCATTTTGTGAAACGGATAAAGAAACAGGGACTGTTGTTACCCTGACACCAAATTCTAGTAATACTGTCCAACCAGTAGCGCTTATGCGTCTTGGTTTGTTTGTGCCCACACTGAAGTCAACTGCTCGGGGTCGAACTGGACTGATGGCCTCCATGGATGTCACCAGTGAGCTTAGTCAGCTCTCGCTGGTTAAAGCTGAAGGTTATGAAAACATTAAAATCACCGGTGCTCGCCTTGATATGGATAGCGACTTTAAAACATGGGTCGGAATCATCCATGCTTTTGCGCGTCATAAAATTATCGGTGATAGTGTTAGTCTACCGTTTGTGGAATTTGTGAAGCTTTGTGGTATCCCTTCCGCGCGCTCATCTGCAAGACTTCGTAAACGTCTCGATTCTTCCTTGGCACGTATTGCAACTAATACCCTATCTTTTTCGAACAAGGCAGGCGATTACTACGTTACCCACTTAGTTCAGTCTGCTAAGTATAGCCCGAAGACAGACCTGGTCACTATTCAAGCGGATCCTAAGATTTTTGAGCTTTATCAATTCGATAGGAAAGTATTGCTACAACTTCGGGCTATCAACGCCTTATCACGTAAAGAATCTGCTCAGGCACTTTATACCTATATCGAAAGCCTGCCATCTAATCCGGCACCTGTTTCTCTTGCTCGGTTGCGTGCACGGCTAAATTTGACATCAAGAGTTATTACTCAAAATGCGACTGTTCGTAAAGCGATGGAGCAACTACGCGACATTGGCTATTTAGATTACTCAGAAGTAAAGCGCGGTAAAATCGTCTATTTTATCATTCATGAACGACGTCCAAAGCTCCGTCCAGGTGATCTTCCACATGGATTACCCCTTGTTGGCGAAGAATACATTGAGATAGATGAAAGAAATGAGCAAAGTGAAGGGGAGCTTGTGCGATTATCGCCTGCTGAAAAGCAATTATTGGATCGTATCCGCCATGGAAAATTGAAGTAA
- the sopA gene encoding plasmid-partitioning protein SopA: MGLMDTLDQCIAAGHEMTKAIAIAQFNDDSPEARKITRRWRVGEAADLIGVSSQAIRDAEKAGRLPHPDMEMRGRVEQRVGYTIEQINHMRDMFGTRLRRPNESVPPVIGVAAHKGGVYKTSVSVHLAQDFALKGLRVLLVEGNDPQGTASMYHGWVPDLHIHAEDTLLPFYLGERDDASYAIKPTCWPGLDIIPSCLALHRIETELMGRYDEGKLPTEPHMMLRLAIETVAQDYDVIIIDSAPNLGIGTINVVCAADVLIVPTPAELFDYTSALQFFDMLRDLLKNVDLQGFEPAVRILLTKYSNSNGSQSPWMEEQIRDAWGSMVLKNVVRETDEVGKGQIRMRTVFEQAIDQRSSTGAWRNALAIWEPVCNEVFDRLIKPRWEIR; this comes from the coding sequence ATGGGGTTGATGGATACTCTTGACCAGTGCATTGCAGCTGGTCATGAAATGACAAAAGCGATTGCCATTGCTCAATTTAATGACGATAGCCCTGAAGCCAGGAAAATTACACGGCGGTGGCGTGTAGGAGAAGCTGCTGACCTAATCGGCGTTTCTTCGCAGGCTATACGTGATGCCGAAAAAGCAGGCCGCCTTCCCCACCCTGATATGGAAATGCGTGGCCGGGTAGAACAGAGAGTTGGATACACCATTGAACAAATCAATCATATGCGGGACATGTTTGGTACCCGGCTTCGCAGGCCGAATGAAAGTGTCCCTCCTGTTATCGGAGTAGCTGCGCACAAAGGAGGGGTTTACAAAACATCTGTCTCGGTGCACCTTGCTCAAGACTTTGCTTTAAAAGGGCTTCGTGTCCTTCTGGTGGAAGGCAATGATCCACAAGGTACAGCATCGATGTACCATGGGTGGGTTCCAGATTTGCATATACATGCTGAGGATACACTTCTCCCTTTCTATCTTGGTGAACGTGATGATGCTTCATATGCCATAAAGCCTACGTGTTGGCCAGGTCTTGATATTATTCCTTCCTGCCTTGCATTGCATCGGATCGAAACAGAACTGATGGGACGTTATGATGAAGGGAAATTACCTACTGAACCCCATATGATGCTTCGGCTTGCAATAGAAACCGTTGCGCAGGATTATGATGTTATTATTATCGACAGCGCACCAAACCTTGGTATTGGAACGATTAACGTTGTATGCGCTGCTGACGTATTGATCGTACCTACTCCCGCAGAACTCTTTGATTATACTTCAGCTCTACAGTTTTTTGACATGTTACGCGACCTATTAAAAAACGTGGATCTGCAAGGTTTTGAGCCTGCTGTCAGAATACTTCTTACAAAATATAGTAATAGTAATGGCTCTCAATCCCCCTGGATGGAAGAACAAATCCGTGATGCCTGGGGAAGCATGGTTCTCAAAAATGTTGTTCGCGAGACAGATGAAGTTGGAAAAGGCCAGATTAGGATGCGCACTGTTTTCGAACAAGCAATTGATCAACGCTCGTCGACTGGAGCCTGGAGAAATGCGCTTGCGATATGGGAACCTGTTTGCAATGAAGTTTTCGACAGACTCATCAAGCCTCGTTGGGAGATTCGATAA
- a CDS encoding LysR substrate-binding domain-containing protein: protein MEKMNGLEVFVHVAQTRSFIATGRVKGISSSAVSKSISRLEERLGVRLFQRSTRSVRLTSEGEVFLERCHRIFGEIQAAEDELSAMTEQPRGRLRVGLPLAGGLMLPMISQFMERYPQIELDLDFSDRLSDVIEDGMDVVIRGGELSDSRLISRRLGSFQLCIVGSPDYFRHQGTPASPEDLFGHSCLHYRYPSTGKIAQWPLQYAVTRGGIQTVPLTLTCSSLEVLLYMVKQGRGIACLPDYSVKEALATGEVVPILNNDMTHTTTFHMLWPSTRQMTPKVRVFVDYMAEVFSDYLVKNQK from the coding sequence ATGGAAAAAATGAATGGTCTTGAAGTGTTTGTGCATGTGGCCCAGACAAGGAGTTTTATAGCAACAGGGCGAGTAAAAGGCATTTCATCGTCAGCAGTCAGCAAGAGCATTTCCAGACTGGAAGAACGTCTGGGTGTACGACTTTTCCAGCGAAGTACACGTTCGGTTCGCCTGACGTCAGAAGGCGAGGTCTTTCTGGAACGATGTCACCGTATTTTTGGTGAAATCCAGGCCGCAGAGGATGAACTGTCAGCGATGACAGAACAACCACGCGGAAGGCTCCGCGTCGGTCTTCCGCTGGCGGGAGGGCTGATGTTACCCATGATTTCACAATTCATGGAACGTTACCCCCAGATAGAACTGGACCTTGATTTTTCCGACAGATTGTCTGATGTCATTGAGGACGGAATGGATGTGGTCATTCGTGGCGGTGAGCTGAGTGATTCAAGACTGATATCCCGTCGCCTCGGCTCATTCCAATTGTGTATCGTTGGCTCACCAGATTACTTCAGGCATCAAGGAACCCCTGCCAGCCCAGAAGACTTATTCGGTCATTCCTGCCTGCACTATCGCTATCCCAGTACAGGGAAAATTGCTCAGTGGCCGCTTCAATACGCTGTAACCAGAGGAGGTATTCAGACTGTTCCTTTAACACTGACTTGCAGCAGCCTTGAAGTCCTGCTTTATATGGTGAAACAAGGTCGTGGTATTGCCTGTTTGCCTGATTACTCGGTAAAAGAAGCGCTAGCCACAGGTGAGGTGGTACCAATCCTGAATAATGATATGACGCATACAACCACTTTTCATATGCTCTGGCCCAGCACGCGGCAGATGACACCGAAGGTACGTGTTTTTGTGGATTACATGGCAGAAGTATTTAGCGACTACTTGGTTAAAAACCAAAAGTAA
- a CDS encoding IS3 family transposase (programmed frameshift): MGTPRFTPEFKEEAVRQITERGYSVAEVSDRLGVSAHSLYKWLRAIKPDNSEQHARDLLEAKSEILKLRAQLKRTEEERDILKKGRAVLCKGARLKYRFINEHRTVWGVMTMCRVLNVARAGFYAWLHNPVSARDKDNQRLLTLIRDSYSLSGGVYGYRRVHGDLNEIGETCGKNRVGRIMQLNRIKAVRGYKAPRRIAGRPSVVAPNRVQRQFTVVRANQVWVTDITYIRTWQGWLYLAVVIDLFARNVVGWSMKPTLSRELALDALMMAVWRRKPDGEVIVHSDQGSQYGSDDWQRFCRANNLAPSMSRRGNCWDNAVAESFFSSLKKERIRKRIYKTRDLARADIFDYIEVFYNRSRRHSHLGGVSPEAFEQASS; encoded by the exons ATGGGCACACCACGATTTACACCTGAATTTAAGGAAGAGGCTGTCCGTCAGATAACGGAACGCGGTTATTCCGTCGCCGAAGTATCTGACCGTCTGGGCGTTTCTGCACACAGCCTCTACAAGTGGCTACGGGCGATTAAACCCGATAACAGCGAGCAGCATGCCCGGGATTTACTGGAGGCCAAAAGCGAGATCCTGAAACTACGGGCGCAGCTAAAACGTACCGAAGAGGAACGGGATATTTTGA AAAAAGGCCGCGCGGTACTTTGCAAGGGAGCCCGACTGAAGTACCGCTTTATCAATGAGCACCGCACTGTATGGGGTGTGATGACGATGTGTCGGGTACTCAATGTCGCCCGGGCCGGGTTCTATGCGTGGCTGCACAACCCGGTCTCGGCACGTGATAAAGATAACCAGCGCCTGCTGACGCTTATCCGTGACTCATATTCACTGAGCGGAGGCGTATACGGTTACCGGCGGGTTCATGGCGACCTGAACGAAATCGGGGAAACCTGCGGCAAAAACCGGGTGGGTCGTATTATGCAACTGAACCGGATCAAAGCCGTACGCGGCTATAAAGCGCCGCGTCGTATCGCTGGTCGACCTTCAGTGGTTGCCCCGAATCGCGTGCAGCGGCAGTTTACTGTTGTCCGGGCCAATCAGGTCTGGGTCACCGACATCACTTACATCCGCACCTGGCAGGGCTGGTTGTATCTGGCGGTGGTTATCGATCTCTTCGCCCGTAACGTGGTCGGCTGGTCGATGAAACCCACTCTCTCACGCGAACTGGCGCTGGATGCGCTGATGATGGCGGTCTGGCGACGTAAACCCGACGGCGAGGTTATCGTGCACTCAGACCAGGGCAGCCAGTACGGCAGTGACGACTGGCAGCGCTTCTGCCGGGCCAATAACCTGGCTCCGAGCATGAGCCGGCGTGGCAACTGCTGGGATAATGCGGTGGCCGAATCGTTCTTCAGTTCACTGAAAAAAGAGCGCATCAGGAAGAGAATATACAAAACCCGGGATCTGGCCCGGGCGGATATCTTCGATTACATTGAAGTATTCTATAACCGGTCCCGGCGCCACAGTCATCTCGGCGGCGTCAGTCCGGAGGCCTTTGAACAGGCCTCATCGTGA
- a CDS encoding Gfo/Idh/MocA family protein → MNNSKIRVGIIGTGGWARYGHIPALKSLSDFDIVALAGRNKEKVEKYAAQFGISQAYGSPEALLANPDIDLVVVLAPTPEHGRLAKAVIEAGKDVYSEWPLSTSTTESEEILAMASEKGVKHIVGLQRRFSPSSRYWHDLIKQGYVGKIRAVRMSVGVDAFGEVMPEFAKWAVDVGNFTELLSIYGGHFHDMLFKGVGFPQQLAAVIKNQFPITTIAETGEKIPYTRPNEVMIIGSLANDALFSVQLEGGQTLRTGLQIDITGTEGVLRITNARGFQNEDDNLIQGMRNGVEQFVDLPVPAEYTCLPVSHLDASSQDVAYLYAAYARDKSSGTSEATTFEDAVRQHRLIDKITESSERFSR, encoded by the coding sequence ATGAACAACAGTAAAATCCGCGTAGGTATTATTGGTACTGGTGGCTGGGCCAGATATGGCCACATTCCTGCACTCAAGTCGTTGAGTGATTTTGACATTGTGGCACTCGCTGGTCGTAACAAAGAGAAAGTGGAAAAATATGCTGCACAGTTCGGTATCAGCCAGGCTTACGGTAGCCCCGAGGCGTTACTGGCTAACCCCGACATAGACCTGGTTGTTGTTCTGGCTCCGACACCTGAACATGGACGACTGGCGAAGGCAGTGATTGAAGCTGGAAAGGATGTCTACAGTGAGTGGCCTCTTTCCACGAGCACGACTGAGTCAGAAGAAATTCTGGCGATGGCAAGTGAGAAAGGTGTCAAACATATTGTCGGGTTACAGCGCCGTTTCTCACCCAGTTCCCGATACTGGCATGATCTGATTAAACAGGGTTATGTGGGTAAAATCCGCGCGGTGCGAATGTCCGTGGGCGTTGACGCTTTTGGCGAAGTCATGCCGGAGTTTGCAAAATGGGCAGTAGACGTAGGGAACTTTACTGAACTGTTATCCATCTATGGTGGTCATTTCCACGATATGCTTTTCAAGGGTGTGGGTTTCCCTCAACAGCTTGCGGCTGTCATTAAAAACCAGTTCCCGATCACAACGATTGCCGAAACAGGTGAGAAGATCCCCTATACCCGCCCTAACGAGGTCATGATCATAGGCTCTCTGGCAAATGATGCATTATTCTCTGTTCAGCTTGAAGGCGGACAGACACTACGTACAGGACTTCAGATTGACATCACCGGTACAGAAGGTGTTTTACGCATCACGAATGCACGTGGATTCCAGAATGAAGATGACAACTTGATCCAGGGAATGCGCAATGGTGTCGAACAGTTTGTCGACCTACCAGTCCCAGCTGAATATACCTGTTTACCTGTATCTCATCTTGATGCCAGTTCACAGGACGTTGCTTATCTGTATGCAGCCTATGCCAGGGATAAATCATCTGGAACTAGCGAAGCGACAACATTTGAAGATGCAGTGCGTCAGCATCGGTTAATTGACAAGATCACAGAGTCTTCTGAGCGTTTCTCCAGGTAA
- a CDS encoding recombinase family protein: MSRVFAYCRVSTLEQSTENQRREIEAAGFAIRAQRLIEEHISGSVAASERPGFIRLLDRMENGDVLIVTKLDRLGRNAMDIRKTVEQLAASDIRVHCLALGGVDLTSPAGKMTMQVISAVAEFERDLLLERTHSGIARAKAAGKRFGRPSALNEQQQQAVMARINTGTSISAVAREFNTTRQTILRIRAAKTSYLA; the protein is encoded by the coding sequence ATGTCACGCGTTTTTGCTTATTGCCGGGTCTCCACTCTGGAACAATCCACCGAGAATCAGCGAAGGGAAATTGAAGCAGCGGGTTTTGCCATCAGAGCCCAACGACTTATTGAGGAGCATATCAGTGGCTCGGTTGCTGCCAGCGAACGCCCCGGATTTATCCGGCTGCTTGATCGCATGGAAAATGGTGATGTGCTGATTGTCACCAAGCTGGACCGCCTTGGGCGTAATGCCATGGATATAAGAAAAACAGTTGAGCAACTGGCTGCGTCAGATATTCGCGTTCATTGCCTCGCACTCGGTGGCGTCGATTTGACCAGTCCGGCCGGAAAAATGACTATGCAGGTAATTTCTGCTGTAGCGGAGTTTGAGCGGGATCTGCTGCTTGAGCGTACGCATTCAGGTATTGCGAGGGCAAAAGCAGCAGGAAAACGTTTTGGGCGCCCTTCGGCATTAAACGAACAACAACAACAGGCTGTAATGGCAAGAATTAATACAGGCACAAGCATCAGCGCCGTGGCCCGAGAATTCAATACCACACGGCAGACCATTCTGAGGATAAGAGCCGCAAAAACCTCATATTTAGCCTGA